A window of the Vicinamibacteria bacterium genome harbors these coding sequences:
- a CDS encoding DUF4332 domain-containing protein, which yields MKGRLSLSIGSCGLLLAFWGLYKDWGLIAQPFYAWAWWSYLLCLDGFVQIRTGGSLMTSRRPLLLPVLLWSTTFWSFFELLNLRLQNWYYVEVFGRGDEVDVLAGGLFGIVCFATVLTGLFETHDALGALGLFRGLRSKPRKLPSWLPNALQGLGVAMIVTALVFPYYLGPLVWGSLSLVLDPWNYRRGARSLLADWEGGRIQVPLRLLVAGFLCGLVWESFNFLAPQKWLYTVRGLEGMKLFEMPLLGFLGFPALAIDAFAMFSAVSFTFHGNETWEPRTRVPRGPRLSLIMATLPIHVVFWLSVTLAIKDANVGSIELRLSHLQNLSSESIASLAEIGIERPRQLLRALEDPSERDGLPIPEDVRPALIEEIHLLTFKGIGFHHGTLLQNSGVATVKALSASDPERLYLELTANRRKDAFPTLRPEHVRLWVDAARYAVEREALATTTAR from the coding sequence ATGAAAGGAAGGCTCTCTCTATCGATCGGATCGTGTGGGCTCCTTCTGGCCTTTTGGGGGCTGTACAAGGACTGGGGGCTCATCGCTCAGCCGTTCTATGCCTGGGCCTGGTGGAGCTACCTGTTGTGCCTCGATGGTTTCGTCCAGATCCGGACCGGTGGCTCGCTCATGACGAGCCGGCGGCCGCTCCTCCTCCCCGTCCTCCTGTGGTCGACCACGTTCTGGAGCTTTTTCGAGCTCTTGAACCTGAGACTCCAGAACTGGTACTACGTAGAGGTCTTCGGAAGAGGAGACGAGGTGGACGTCCTCGCCGGTGGCCTCTTCGGTATCGTCTGCTTCGCCACGGTCCTGACCGGGCTGTTCGAAACCCACGACGCGCTCGGAGCGCTCGGCCTGTTCCGGGGTCTTCGATCGAAGCCCAGAAAGCTCCCCTCATGGTTGCCTAACGCGTTACAGGGGTTGGGCGTGGCCATGATCGTCACCGCGCTCGTATTTCCCTACTACCTGGGTCCACTCGTTTGGGGAAGCTTGAGCCTGGTCCTCGATCCATGGAACTACCGTCGTGGCGCTCGCTCGCTCCTCGCGGACTGGGAGGGGGGGCGCATCCAGGTGCCTCTGCGCCTGCTCGTTGCCGGATTCCTCTGCGGTCTCGTGTGGGAGAGTTTCAACTTTCTCGCCCCTCAGAAATGGCTCTACACCGTGCGCGGGCTCGAAGGAATGAAACTCTTCGAGATGCCGCTTCTGGGATTTCTGGGCTTCCCCGCCCTGGCGATCGATGCCTTTGCGATGTTCTCGGCGGTGTCTTTCACGTTCCATGGTAACGAGACGTGGGAACCGCGGACCCGCGTCCCGCGAGGACCGCGATTGTCTTTAATAATGGCCACGTTACCCATTCACGTCGTCTTCTGGCTCTCGGTCACGCTCGCGATCAAGGATGCCAACGTCGGCTCGATCGAGCTCCGCCTCTCTCATCTCCAGAACTTGTCGAGCGAGTCGATTGCATCGCTTGCCGAGATCGGGATCGAGAGACCGCGGCAACTGCTGCGGGCGTTGGAAGATCCAAGCGAGCGTGATGGACTGCCGATTCCGGAGGACGTCCGCCCGGCGCTGATCGAGGAGATCCACCTGCTGACCTTCAAGGGAATCGGATTCCATCACGGAACGCTCCTGCAAAACTCCGGAGTCGCGACCGTCAAAGCCCTGAGTGCGTCCGACCCCGAGCGGCTCTACCTGGAGCTCACCGCGAATCGGCGGAAAGATGCGTTTCCCACACTCAGACCGGAGCACGTTCGTCTCTGGGTAGACGCCGCCCGCTATGCCGTCGAACGGGAAGCGCTAGCGACGACAACGGCACGGTGA